In Solenopsis invicta isolate M01_SB chromosome 1, UNIL_Sinv_3.0, whole genome shotgun sequence, one genomic interval encodes:
- the LOC105202090 gene encoding uncharacterized protein LOC105202090 isoform X1, whose amino-acid sequence MKTTQRALSFDETSMDSCILATIDEGRRVSDLSGESMKDSNEVEVTSLEEAKSVIAALRARQRAQAHQMLAWRRTLKLQEDLVARLTREKAEQLRTLSSQLLLFESRLCRKQKEIEASLSQRESIILRQQRVIRQLQSRLAERSTSTRDSPPCDALDRLDSLGDSDSAVVLEETADDPAPPRFRSNITDVTVIRSVSDAVEPSNKYSSMRRCNGFLRRPEILETVYSVEEDGDSENNQDPSESTENSEYEDKRMKNLGNGKGRLQDLYGSFERLAQDTDSSPSERPRDESQQAQVTYNRVMSNHRSVTKPKDVKYKRINKAKSKSLEELRGRLRNWVEKGNKIAISLDQSYA is encoded by the exons CTTCGACGAGACGTCGATGGACAGCTGCATATTGGCTACCATCGACGAGGGCCGCCGAGTCAGTGACTTGTCGGGCGAGTCGATGAAGGACAGTAACGAGGTGGAAGTGACGTCATTGGAGGAAGCCAAGTCGGTCATAGCGGCACTCAGAGCGAGACAGCGGGCACAAGCTCACCAAATGCTCGCCTGGCGAAGGACCCTTAAATTGCAG GAGGACCTGGTGGCCCGACTGACGCGGGAGAAAGCCGAGCAGCTGCGGACGTTGTCGTCGCAGCTTCTGCTGTTCGAGTCTAGGCTCTGCAGGAAGCAGAAGGAGATCGAGGCTAGTCTGAGTCAGCGAGAATCTATTATTCTGCGACAACAAAGGGTGATCCGGCAATTACAGAGCAGATTGGCGGAGAGGAGCACGAGCACTAGGGACTCGCCACCCTGCGACGCCCTGGACAGATTGGACAGTCTCGGGGACAGCGATAGTGCCGTGGTGCTCGAGGAGACCGCGGACGATCCTGCCCCACCCAG ATTTCGTTCTAATATTACCGATGTAACTGTGATCCGTTCCGTATCCGACGCGGTGGAACCATCGAACAAGTATTCGTCGATGCGACGGTGCAACGGATTCCTCAGAAGACCGGAGATCCTGGAAACCGTGTATTCCGTAGAAGAGGATGGTGACAGCGAGAATAATCAGGATCCGTCGGAGTCGACAGAGAACTCCGAGTACGAAGATAAGAGAATGAAAAACTTGGGTAACGGAAAAGGCAGGCTCCAGGATCTCTACGGCAGTTTCGAGAGGCTGGCTCAAGATACGGATTCTTCGCCCAGCGAAAGGCCCAGAGATGAAAGCCAGCAGGCGCAG GTGACGTACAATAGGGTAATGAGTAATCATAGGTCCGTGACGAAGCCAAAAGATGTGAAATACAAGAGGATAAATAAGGCAAAATCGAAAAGTCTCGAGGAACTCAGAGGACGTCTTAGAAATTGGGTCGAGAAAGGGAATAAAATAGCTATATCGTTGGATCAGTCATATGCTTGA
- the LOC105202090 gene encoding uncharacterized protein LOC105202090 isoform X2, with protein MDSCILATIDEGRRVSDLSGESMKDSNEVEVTSLEEAKSVIAALRARQRAQAHQMLAWRRTLKLQEDLVARLTREKAEQLRTLSSQLLLFESRLCRKQKEIEASLSQRESIILRQQRVIRQLQSRLAERSTSTRDSPPCDALDRLDSLGDSDSAVVLEETADDPAPPRFRSNITDVTVIRSVSDAVEPSNKYSSMRRCNGFLRRPEILETVYSVEEDGDSENNQDPSESTENSEYEDKRMKNLGNGKGRLQDLYGSFERLAQDTDSSPSERPRDESQQAQVTYNRVMSNHRSVTKPKDVKYKRINKAKSKSLEELRGRLRNWVEKGNKIAISLDQSYA; from the exons ATGGACAGCTGCATATTGGCTACCATCGACGAGGGCCGCCGAGTCAGTGACTTGTCGGGCGAGTCGATGAAGGACAGTAACGAGGTGGAAGTGACGTCATTGGAGGAAGCCAAGTCGGTCATAGCGGCACTCAGAGCGAGACAGCGGGCACAAGCTCACCAAATGCTCGCCTGGCGAAGGACCCTTAAATTGCAG GAGGACCTGGTGGCCCGACTGACGCGGGAGAAAGCCGAGCAGCTGCGGACGTTGTCGTCGCAGCTTCTGCTGTTCGAGTCTAGGCTCTGCAGGAAGCAGAAGGAGATCGAGGCTAGTCTGAGTCAGCGAGAATCTATTATTCTGCGACAACAAAGGGTGATCCGGCAATTACAGAGCAGATTGGCGGAGAGGAGCACGAGCACTAGGGACTCGCCACCCTGCGACGCCCTGGACAGATTGGACAGTCTCGGGGACAGCGATAGTGCCGTGGTGCTCGAGGAGACCGCGGACGATCCTGCCCCACCCAG ATTTCGTTCTAATATTACCGATGTAACTGTGATCCGTTCCGTATCCGACGCGGTGGAACCATCGAACAAGTATTCGTCGATGCGACGGTGCAACGGATTCCTCAGAAGACCGGAGATCCTGGAAACCGTGTATTCCGTAGAAGAGGATGGTGACAGCGAGAATAATCAGGATCCGTCGGAGTCGACAGAGAACTCCGAGTACGAAGATAAGAGAATGAAAAACTTGGGTAACGGAAAAGGCAGGCTCCAGGATCTCTACGGCAGTTTCGAGAGGCTGGCTCAAGATACGGATTCTTCGCCCAGCGAAAGGCCCAGAGATGAAAGCCAGCAGGCGCAG GTGACGTACAATAGGGTAATGAGTAATCATAGGTCCGTGACGAAGCCAAAAGATGTGAAATACAAGAGGATAAATAAGGCAAAATCGAAAAGTCTCGAGGAACTCAGAGGACGTCTTAGAAATTGGGTCGAGAAAGGGAATAAAATAGCTATATCGTTGGATCAGTCATATGCTTGA
- the LOC105202091 gene encoding uncharacterized protein LOC105202091 encodes MLRASSVQTRISDSLSFSLSRKHNLLFLYQHESRRYSNKMSQDFQRWFDEMMPKIINNLGPNVDNARYELLESNNNFIMSNLYRVRLQFENKRNGQKEELSMILKRPMLGFSQLAHIDLQFRNEILFYQMYTRPNEIYARCIYAEEKPPIDSIIALENVNERGYYSCPYPYDPPLEYTLAVMRELGRFHGKGYVMKERQREKFFDIVARIQHVRYIKRVGNLYEHHLNIKTLRVIEYLRNQGYDAIFCDKMEALLSNAFDEVMMKSVQPSEPLATLCHGDFTLSNMLFKTEDDGQYRLLLIDFALITYSTPVIDICTYLFICCSNEVRKDKFSEIMLAYHDALKEYLWEAGIKDIEKYSYNALMDDFRKSALFALPLMCNFSPILWGYLNPKILVQEIIDLGPVESAKKRKYVGGDKVSKLLADALLHLRDLGCLNHIL; translated from the coding sequence ATGTTACGAGCTTCCAGTGTCCAAACTCGAATCAGtgattctctctctttttctctctcacgcaaacataatttattatttctctatCAACACGAATCGCGTAGATATTCAAACAAAATGTCCCAGGATTTTCAGAGATGGTTCGATGAAATGATGCCGAAGATCATCAACAATCTTGGGCCGAACGTCGACAACGCTCGATACGAGTTGCTTGaatctaacaataattttattatgtccAATCTGTATCGTGTACGTCTGCAATTTGAGAACAAGAGAAATGGACAGAAGGAAGAATTATCTATGATTCTGAAGAGACCCATGCTAGGTTTTAGCCAATTGGCTCACATCGATCTTCAATTTCGCAACGAAATTCTGTTCTATCAAATGTACACTCGACCGAACGAAATCTATGCGAGATGCATCTACGCCGAAGAGAAGCCGCCCATCGATTCGATTATCGCCTTGGAAAATGTTAATGAACGAGGATATTATTCTTGTCCATATCCATACGATCCTCCGTTAGAATACACATTAGCGGTGATGCGTGAGTTGGGACGATTTCACGGCAAGGGCTATGTCATGAAGGAACGGCAGCGGGAAAAGTTCTTCGACATCGTGGCACGAATTCAACATGTTAGGTATATAAAGAGAGTAGGGAATCTTTACGAGCATCACCTAAATATTAAAACTCTACGAGTGATAGAATATCTTCGCAATCAGGGCTATGATGCAATTTTTTGCGATAAGATGGAAGCTCTGCTGTCAAACGCGTTTGACGAAGTAATGATGAAGTCTGTGCAACCTTCTGAACCTTTGGCCACGTTGTGTCACGGTGATTTTACGTTGAGCAACATGTTGTTCAAAACGGAAGACGATGGACAATATCGCCTATTGCTGATCGATTTCGCTCTTATTACCTACTCGACGCCCGTCATCGACATTTGCACGTATCTCTTTATCTGTTGCTCAAATGAAGTGAGAAAAGACAAATTTTCTGAGATCATGCTGGCTTATCATGACGCACTGAAAGAGTATCTGTGGGAAGCTGGTATTAAAGACATTGAGAAATATTCGTATAATGCTTTGATGGACGATTTTAGGAAGAGTGCTCTTTTTGCTTTACCTCTTATGTGcaatttttctccaatattatGGGGATACCTTAACCCGAAAATACTAGTACAAGAAATAATAGATTTAGGCCCTGTGGAAAGCGCAAAAAAGCGGAAATACGTTGGTGGAGACAAGGTATCCAAATTATTAGCTGATGCGTTGCTGCATTTGAGAGATCTTGGTTGCCtgaatcatattttataa
- the LOC105202089 gene encoding uncharacterized protein LOC105202089 yields MVGLLLHMFYLFGKCIYDRYYVRKPRFVPDSWDEQELFTQDYDTFDDVSELEHTSWWTHETINNFFPPAYIQRYCAVANILDGYKGSLRKIVDFGCAELGFLVYMKALPEVQEIFCVDVDKEVLERNEKKAEPLITERLSSRERDLTIEICEGSVTDNDIKLKHVNAVICIELIEHLYPDTLIDLPFNIFGYIKPDVAIITTPNVEFNVVFPHLSGFRHSDHKFEWTRKQFQDWAQNIVERYPYYSVTFHGICNGPEGTEDFGALTQMAVFHRILPRNRANIEILVPDEYIQLRGRENLFNTIAKYHYSSGHDTRTDEQKILDDAIYYIHFLSYSINDDESGNNEIYLDRLLRFMTKYTITIETLRSILTDAGWNIEDREDGAVLLSPLHSDNDESDFDDDYYMEIENGEWENEYENTNEEHDVINRENTWNYVPNLPNETPADANEEYAFQQNARTESWNEESNVTNEENRLDYVTNSPINDIPSDTNEEYLFEQNLDTESWHNSPNYTNEDRWDYESSLVVNEVPADINEEYSSLQDPHIGNWHEEPSIIIPENCSINQENTYLFDGENSLIEEFQSSEESDTIHNNDKHLGVKSTTESAYVERELPSNSIPLTLNEIEVEAQETSFNMSSAAFNNSSQLRNSTDNITIESALQNDQKDLRSVQGIASNYQIHRPLSRSSTSPVSLYFSSELNASLQDFSTYYQNESSVNNQCLLNTTFHQSEIPTEETMNRQKFIGEDIPCFKESLPEKDTQKSEKSFSLHMKRANCNVDEREISDNQIDSDITDMTSPEAYSSSLNKPKYTSSPHTKMSATNIVKKSSKSRELIPAKNSNVLLGTTEEIEETASSTSDNSLLGTSHKFNNSITKTIEVHATPLNGDIKNTSRYDVDFSASNSTQQKLCLENENISGVGNSISTELIQDTNEKFVKNDIINYEFDDTQNLDTHHVLSLLSNESIKDKTVYCTLAKTDHIEAKAHLESGISDLAQSSIKKKGLNPPRELLSSKSQSVSKYSSSDCAKETSVLRNDRFVPCKSSEDTSNVHFMSVLKSDENVGTSKDIPNIPGLVSNIEAKPSSPLETPPSSWSPEIMDSGYPNSASAQDITPEYDLSSIAQDHIPDSESPSIAEAPRIGVLEPIEVENGDLANNNRDDEGNNMMAVDANDIDDLQPFIDVLENDLENENDIYIMQNGFPIWLLRILDMANPLDFDIQAEQDLRIPDDVADDANYVGHDEGFDSSSSESESDVAYNEMENDNGRDK; encoded by the exons ATGGTTGGCCTACTCCTCCACATGTTCTATTTGTTTGGCAAGTGCATATACGATAGATATTACGTCAGAAAACCAAGATTCGTGCCCGATAGCTGGGACGAGCAGGAATTGTTCACGCAAGATTACGATACGTTCGACGATGTTTCTGAATTGGAACATACGTCTTGGTGGACACACGAAacgataaataacttttttccacCGGCATATATACAAAGATACTGTGCGGTTGCTAATATTCTTGACGGATACAAAGGATCATTGCGGAAG ATCGTCGACTTTGGATGTGCAGAGTTGGGTTTTCTTGTTTATATGAAAGCATTACCGGAAGTGCAAGAGATATTTTGTGTAGATGTGGACAAAGAAGTTttagaaagaaatgaaaaaaaagcagAACCATTAATAACAGAAAGGTTATCCTCTCGAGAAAGGGACCTTACAATAGAAATTTGTGAAGGCAGTGTAACAGATAATGATATAAAGTTGAAGCATGTAAATGCTGTAATTTGCATTGAATT aaTTGAGCATTTATATCCAGATACACTAATAGATCTTCCTTTcaatatttttggttatattaagcCAGATGTAGCAATAATAACAACACCAAATGTGGAATTCAATGTAGTATTTCCACATTTATCGGGTTTTAGACATTCAGATCACAAGTTTGAGTGGACAAGGAAACAATTTCAAGATTG GGCACAAAATATTGTGGAGAGATATCCATATTATAGCGTGACATTTCATGGAATTTGTAATGGACCTGAAGGCACTGAAGATTTTGGTGCATTAACGCAAATGGCAGTGTTTCACCGAATTTTACCAAGGAATCGAGCAAACATAGAGATTCTAGTACCAGACGAATATATTCAATTGAGAGGGCGAGAAAACTTATTTAACACAATAGCTAAATATCATTACTCAAGTGGACACGATACTCGTACAGACGAGCAAAAAATACTGGATGATGCGATATATTATATCCATTTCTTATCTTATAGCATAAATGATGACGAATCCGGGAACAATGAAATATACTTAGATCGTTTATTGCGCTTCATGACTAAATACACCATCACGATAGAAACACTGAGGTCGATTCTAACAGATGCAGGATGGAATATTGAAGATCGAGAAGATGGAGCAGTATTGCTTAGTCCTTTACATTCTGATAATGACGAGTCTGACTTTGATGATGATTATTACATGGAAATTGAGAATGGCGAATGGGAAAATGAATATGAAAATACAAATGAGGAACATGATGTTATAAATCGGGAAAACACATGGAATTATGTACCTAATTTACCAAATGAGACACCTGCAGATGCAAATGAAGAATATGCGTTTCAGCAAAATGCACGTACTGAAAGTTGGAATGAAGAATCTAATGTTACAAATGAGGAAAATAGATTAGATTATGTAACTAACTCACCTATAAATGATATACCTTCAGATACAAATgaagaatatttatttgaacaaaatttgGATACAGAGAGTTGGCATAACAGTCCTAATTATACAAATGAAGATAGGTGGGACTATGAATCTAGTCTAGTTGTAAATGAGGTACCTGCAGATATAAATGAAGAATATTCATCTCTACAAGATCCTCATATTGGTAATTGGCATGAGGAACCTAGTATTATCATACCTGAAAATTGCTCTATTAATCAAGAGAACACTTATTTATTTGATGGCGAAAATTCTTTGATAGAAGAATTTCAATCGTCAGAAGAATCTGATACAATTCACAACAATGATAAACATTTAGGAGTTAAAAGTACAACAGAATCAGCATATGTTGAACGAGAACTTCCAAGTAATTCAATTCCTCTAACTTTAAATGAGATAGAAGTAGAAGCTCAAGAAACTTCTTTTAATATGTCCTCAGCGGCATTCAATAATAGTTCGCAATTAAGAAATTCAACTgacaatattacaatagaaTCGGCTCTACAGAATGACCAGAAAGATCTAAGATCAGTGCAAGGAATTGcttcaaattatcaaattcaTAGGCCTCTTTCACGTTCATCAACGTCACCAGTATCGCTTTACTTTAGTTCTGAGCTAAATGCTTCTTTGCAAGATTTTAGCACATATTACCAAAACGAATCATCCGTCAACAATCAGTGTTTATTAAACACAACTTTTCATCAATCTGAAATACCAACTGAAGAGACTATgaatagacaaaaatttattggtGAAGATATACCTTGTTTTAAGGAAAGTCTTCCAGAGAAAGATACACAAAAGAGCGAAAAAAGCTTTTCGTTACATATGAAACGTGCAAATTGTAATGTTGATGAGAGAGAGATTTCAGATAATCAAATTGATAGTGATATTACAGATATGACGTCACCAGAGGCTTATAGTAGTAGTTTGAATAAACCAAAATATACAAGTTCACCTCATACAAAAATGTCTGCTACTAATATTGTTAAGAAAAGTTCTAAGAGCAGAGAACTAATACCTGCAAAGAATAGTAATGTTTTACTGGGCACAACAGAAGAAATTGAGGAAACTGCATCGAGTACTAGCGATAATAGTCTATTAGGAACTAgtcacaaatttaataatagcatCACAAAAACAATCGAAGTGCACGCAACTCCCTTAAACGGTGATATTAAGAATACTTCAAGATATGATGTAGACTTTTCTGCTAGTAATAGCACACAGCAAAAGTTGTGTTTAGAAAATGAAAACATTAGTGGTGTTGGCAATTCTATCTCTACAGAATTAATACAAGATACTAatgaaaaatttgtgaaaaatgatATAATCAATTATGAGTTTGATGATACACAAAATTTAGATACACACCATGTCTTATCATTATTAAGCAATGAGAGTATTAAGGACAAAACTGTATATTGTACACTAGCAAAAACGGATCATATTGAGGCAAAAGCACACTTAGAAAGTGGAATTAGTGATCTCGCGCAATCGAGTATAAAGAAAAAGGGTTTAAATCCACCTAGAGAATTATTGAGTTCTAAATCACAAAGTGTTAGTAAATACTCTTCATCTGATTGTGCCAAAGAAACTAGCGTTTTAAGAAATGATAGATTTGTACCTTGTAAAAGTAGTGAGGATACAAGTAATGTTCATTTCATGTCAGTATTGAAAAGTGACGAGAATGTTGGTACAAGTAAAGATATACCAAATATTCCTGGATTAGTGAGTAACATTGAAGCTAAACCATCTTCTCCGCTTGAGACTCCTCCAAGCAGTTGGTCTCCCGAAATCATGGATTCTGGTTACCCAAATTCAGCTTCTGCGCAGGATATAACACCAGAATATGATTTATCGAGCATAGCTCAGGATCACATACCAGATTCTGAATCGCCGAGTATCGCAGAAGCGCCAAGGATTGGCGTATTGGAACCAATTGAAGTGGAAAACGGTGATTTAGCAAATAATAACAGAGACGACGAAGGTAACAATATGATGGCTGTGGATGCTAATGATATCGATGACTTACAACCTTTTATTGATGTGTTGGAAAATGATCTTGAGAACGAAAACGATATTTACATAATGCAGAATGGTTTTCCTATATGGTTGCTGAGAATATTGGACATGGCGAATCCGCTTGATTTTGACATACAAGCTGAACAAGATTTGAGAATTCCTGATGACGTTGCAG atgatGCTAACTATGTAGGTCATGATGAAGGTTTTGATAGTAGTTCTTCAGAGAGTGAGAGTGATGTAGCTTACAATGAAATGGAAAATGATAATGGACGTGATAAATga